In Tripterygium wilfordii isolate XIE 37 chromosome 15, ASM1340144v1, whole genome shotgun sequence, one DNA window encodes the following:
- the LOC120016162 gene encoding 60S ribosomal protein L9, translating into MKTILSSETMDIPEGVKIKVNAKVIEVEGPRGKLVRNFKHLNLDFQLITDEEGKRKLKIDAWFGSRKTSAAIRTALSHVENLITGVTKGYRYKMRFVYAHFPINASIANSNKSIEIRNFLGEKKVRKVDMLEGVSVVRSEKIKDELILDGNDIELVSRSAALINQKCHVKNKDIRKFLDGIYVSERGKIAEEE; encoded by the exons ATGAAGACGATACTTTCGTCGGAGACGATGGACATCCCGGAAGGGGTGAAGATCAAGGTGAACGCGAAGGTGATAGAGGTGGAGGGACCGAGGGGCAAGCTGGTTCGCAACTTTAAGCACCTCAACCTGGATTTCCAGCTCATCACCGACGAGGAAGGAAAGAGGAAACTCAAAATTGACGCCTGGTTTGGTTCTCGCAAGACCAGTGCTGCAATCCGCACCGCCCTCAGCCACGTTGAGAACCTCATTACTGGCGTCACCAAGGGATACCGCTACAAGATGCGTTTTGTCTACGCTCATTTTCCCATCAACGCCTCCATCGCCAACTCTAACAAATCCATCGAGATCCGCAATTTCCTTGGAGAGAAGAAg GTACGTAAGGTGGATATGCTTGAGGGTGTGTCAGTTGTTAGGTCTGAGAAGATCAAGGATGAGCTTATATTGGATGGGAATGATATTGAGCTTGTCTCACGATCAGCTGCCCTGATAAACCAG AAATGCCATGTGAAGAACAAAGATATCAGAAAATTCCTTGATGGTATCTACGTCAGTGAGAGGGGCAAGATAGCTGAAGAGGAATGA